In Pseudomonas fluorescens, one genomic interval encodes:
- a CDS encoding DUF485 domain-containing protein, translating into MNDSIYLSIQNSPRFKELVRKREKFAWILSAIMLGLYSGFILLIAYGPQVLGAKLSPGSSITWGIPIGVGLIVSAFILTAIYVRRANGEFDDLNNAILKEAQQ; encoded by the coding sequence ATGAACGACAGCATTTACCTCTCGATTCAAAACAGCCCGCGCTTCAAGGAGCTGGTGCGAAAAAGAGAAAAATTCGCCTGGATACTCTCGGCGATCATGCTCGGGCTGTACTCCGGATTCATCCTGCTGATCGCATACGGGCCGCAAGTGCTCGGGGCGAAACTCAGTCCCGGGTCGTCGATTACCTGGGGTATTCCGATTGGTGTCGGCCTGATTGTCTCGGCCTTCATCCTGACCGCGATCTACGTACGGCGCGCCAATGGCGAGTTTGACGACCTGAACAATGCGATTCTCAAGGAGGCTCAGCAATGA